The Vulcanimicrobium alpinum sequence CGTTGAGCGCCGAGGCGGCGAGGATCGCCTCGGACGCCGCCGGCTGCGTCGCAACCGCGTGGCCGTTCCCCGACGCGCCGTTGCTGCTCGGCGCGTGCGCACCGGTCGCCGCCCGCATGAGCAGATCGCCTTGCCGCTCCACCGCTTCGCGCGTCTGCGCGATGTGATCGCCCGAAACTTCGCTGCCGACGATGACGACCGAGAGCTCCTTGGCCGACGCGCGCACCTGACGGCTGCGCGCCCCGATCTGGCGACAGACGCGCTCGACGACCGGCAGCGCGATCAGCGCCGCGATCGCGATCCCGACCAGTCCCCACAGCAGGAGCGATCCGAGCGTGTGCCGCTGCACCTCCGCGAACGCCGAGAGCGGGACGCCGAACCAGCGCTGCGCGATGACGTCGTTCTGATCGTTGAGCACCGGCTCGACGCGCACGAGATAGTCGAGGCCGCCTTCGTTGTCGACGCCTTCGTACGGCCGCTTCACGACCGCGATCGCCGGCGGTGTCATCTCGTCGACCAGGCGCGTGCCGTCCTGGCGCGAGATCGAACTGGAGATCACTTCGTTCCCGAACAGGATCGCGGCTTTCCCGCCCAGCGCGTGCGCCGCTTGATCGACGACGTCGTAGTAGTGGTTCATCAGCAGCCCGCCGTACACGGCGCCGATCGTGCGCTCGTTCTGATCGGAGACCGGCGCCGCGGCGATCAGGCCGAGCCCGTCCACGACCCCTTCGCGCCCCGACGTCGTCGCTTCGATCTGCGGCACGAGCTGTTCGGGTTCGAGTTCGTCGTGCGGGACGCGCGCCGCCGTTGTGACGGTCTCGCCGCTGAGCGCGCGGGCGACGTACGGCGATCGCAGCAGCGCGCCGGGCGGCCCGGCGTTGGCGCGCGCGAGCACCCGGCCCTTCACGTCGACGACGGTGAGGAACGAGAGTCCGCCCTGCCGCTCGATCCCGCTGAGCGCGTCTTCGAGCGCCTTCCCGTTGTGCGCGACGAGCGCACGGCGCACCGACTCGTTGATCGCCGACTGCGTGACGAGAAGCTGGACCTGGTCTTTCTTCGTGTCCCAGTAGCCGGCGAATCCGGTCGAAGCGCTCGTCACCTGCTGCGCGGCGAGCTTGTTCAAGTCGGTCGCCATCGTCTGCCGCGCGGCGACCGCGCTGATCGCGCCAGAGATCACGATGGCGACGAGCATCGTCCCCACCATCTTGGTGCGCAGGCCGATCTTCATAACGGGGTTTCCTCCCTGGCGTCCGCGATCGCGTAGCGTCCGAGCAGCGCGTCGATCGACGACGCGCGCTGATTCATCTCCTCGACCGACTCGAGGATCCGCTGGGCCGCCGACGTCACCTCGGCGTTCACGTACGTCAGCACCTCGACCGACGACGCGTTCTGCGACGAGATCGAGGTGATCGCATCGAAGGCGCGCGAGACTTCGCCGGAGTGTGACGCCATGCGCGTGGTGGCGGCGAGGTTTGCGCCGACGGAGTGCGTGATCTCCTCGATCGACCGGATCACGCGGAACGTGTTCTCCGCCATCGAGCGCGTCACGGTGCTGATCTGGCCGATCTGCCGGTTCGCGCCGAGCACCGCCTCGACGATCTCGCGCAGCGCCTCCGACGCGCTGTCCGTCGACTTGACGCTCTGCTCGACCCGTTCGTTCAAGCGCGTCATCGCGTCGGTCACCTGGGCGATGACGCTCTGCGTCGAGCCGATGTGGCCGGCGATCTCCTTGGTGGCCTGGACGCTGCCGTCGGCGAGCTTGCGGATCTCGGATGCCACCACGGCGAAGCCGCGGCCGTGCTCGCCGGCGCGCGCCGCCTCGATGGCGGCGTTGAGCGC is a genomic window containing:
- a CDS encoding cache domain-containing protein; translated protein: MKIGLRTKMVGTMLVAIVISGAISAVAARQTMATDLNKLAAQQVTSASTGFAGYWDTKKDQVQLLVTQSAINESVRRALVAHNGKALEDALSGIERQGGLSFLTVVDVKGRVLARANAGPPGALLRSPYVARALSGETVTTAARVPHDELEPEQLVPQIEATTSGREGVVDGLGLIAAAPVSDQNERTIGAVYGGLLMNHYYDVVDQAAHALGGKAAILFGNEVISSSISRQDGTRLVDEMTPPAIAVVKRPYEGVDNEGGLDYLVRVEPVLNDQNDVIAQRWFGVPLSAFAEVQRHTLGSLLLWGLVGIAIAALIALPVVERVCRQIGARSRQVRASAKELSVVIVGSEVSGDHIAQTREAVERQGDLLMRAATGAHAPSSNGASGNGHAVATQPAASEAILAASALNAEILSDIVVIDTLATEMASRTKQAVARVGELNEVAAGLDELVTGAK